A stretch of the Meles meles chromosome 19, mMelMel3.1 paternal haplotype, whole genome shotgun sequence genome encodes the following:
- the ZSCAN1 gene encoding zinc finger and SCAN domain-containing protein 1 encodes MPLPKVLASPRNTQIPAPGQQDGAPEAPNPGDTEACRLRFRQFQYRVAGGPHNALGHLWMLLRQWLRPETHSKEQIMELLVLEQFLGALPSKMRTWVQSQDPRTCKEAATLVEDLTEMSQQEVLVFLTEHQDKSNREEEDGMSPKSRKDPSQESELGLPQEGEWLQPSQPHRSPHARAGAEASCTLGSLGLQPPSMQTDGPKTLQHEVPSAAHPGPGCSALKPSIWDEPPCGPAGDGALRNRHSLPRQAQDSAQAEGSGWQAEAAPREAALLGTGGQEPAPEGPAHPNPQPGPSAQSSNPQKGLGDSDASSTHLPLLKDPKASPEEAGQPSAAAPSSGSSEEPQAPPGARPFTCAECGEVFIWVTHFIEHRKRHLEEEPFSCSDCGKAFLHPSVLEEHRKIHLLQPPRKRPRRARGEGPREARRLEAAGRGPRSRNANGGRRRESSSRERPFECGVCGKAFPWMVHLLDHQKLHATQ; translated from the exons ATGCCGTTGCCCAAAGTCCTCGCCTCCCCCAGGAATACCCAGATCCCGGCCCCGGGGCAGCAGGATGGGGCTCCTGAGGCACCCAACCCTGGGGATACTGAGGCCTGCCGCCTGCGTTTCCGACAGTTCCAGTACCGTGTGGCAGGCGGGCCACACAATGCACTGGGCCATCTCTGGATGCTGTTGCGCCAGTGGCTGCGGCCCGAGACACACTCGAAGGAGCAGATCATGGAGCTGCTGGTGCTGGAGCAGTTTCTGGGGGCGCTGCCCAGCAAGATGAGGACCTGGGTGCAGTCGCAGGACCCCCGCACCTGCAAGGAGGCCGCTACCCTGGTGGAGGACCTCACAGAGATGTCGCAGCAGGAAG TTCTGGTATTTCTCACCGAACACCAGGACAAGAGCAACAGGGAGGAGGAAGACGGGATGAGCCCGAAGTCCCGGAAAGACCCATCCCAG GAATCGGAGCTGGGGCTCCCCCAGGAGGGCGAGTGGCTGCAGCCTTCCCAGCCCCATCGGAGTCCCCATGCCAGGGCGGGGGCCGAGGCATCCTGCACCCTGGGCTCACTCG GGCTTCAGCCTCCTAGCATGCAGACAGACGGACCGAAGACGCTGCAGCACGAGGTCCCCTCAGCCGCCCACCCAG gcccaggcTGCTCGGCTCTGAAGCCTAGTATCTGGGATGAACCTCCCTGCGGGCCGGCTGGGGACGGAGCCCTGAGGAACAGGCACTCCCTCCCCAGGCAGGCCCAGGACTCTGCCCAGGCAGAAGGGAGTGGCTGGCAGGCAGAAGCTGCCCCCAGGGAGGCTGCGCTTCTGGGCACTGGAGGCCAAGAGCCTGCTCCAGAGGGGCCCGCACACCCGAACCCTCAGCCCGGCCCCAGTGCTCAGAGCAGCAATCCCCAAAAGGGTCTTGGGGACAGCGATGCCAGCAGCACCCACCTGCCCTTACTCAAAGACCCCAAAGCCTCCCCTGAAGAGGCGGGGCAGCCGTCGGCTGCTGCTCCCTCCTCGGGGAGCTCAGAGGAGCCCCAAGCCCCCCCAGGGGCGCGGCCCTTCACATGTGCCGAGTGCGGGGAGGTTTTCATCTGGGTCACCCACTTCATCGAGCACCGGAAGCGCCACCTGGAAGAGGAGCCCTTCTCGTGCTCCGACTGCGGCAAGGCCTTTCTGCACCCCTCGGTGCTGGAGGAGCATCGGAAGATCCATCTGCTGCAGCCGCCTCGCAAGAGGCCCCGGCGGGCCAGGGGCGAGGGGCCCAGGGAGGCCCGCCGGTTGGAGGCGGCGGGCCGAGGCCCCCGCAGCCGAAACGCGAATGGAGGCCGGCGCCGGGAGTCCTCCAGCCGCGAGCGGCCCTTCGAGTGCGGCGTCTGCGGGAAGGCCTTCCCCTGGATGGTCCACCTCCTCGACCACCAGAAACTGCACGCCACGCAGTGA
- the LOC123931898 gene encoding collagen alpha-1(I) chain-like isoform X2 — MGGTKKRRKKRGQFHVKEPHVCARLPGAGRAARRLPRSTGGPPGQGRRGRPGAPGKGCWDWWCWPRSSAVAGGTQTADCRAARGAGGRCHPRNAAGAATVGDVAGPGRLQDESARGRCYPGNAAAGTVGPGSFRRTSPSGVTATRGKRLARPHQGDASGHESSPRTSPSGFAITRGKRQAQRHPGDAAGPGSPAGRVRQGSLSPGERGGGGGGSGSFRRTGPSGIAVTRGTRQARRHAGDAERPRSSAGRALWGSLSPAERGGGGDGSRVVPRTSPSGVAATGGTRQARRHAGDAAGCGSPRRTSPLEVAVARAIAGQREIHVGEFKDGHGLRLTATKGSPSWAPEHQDQ; from the exons ATGGGGGGgaccaaaaagagaagaaagaaaagaggacagTTCCACGTAAAAGAACCCCATGTGTGTGCCAGGctcccaggggctgggcgggcagCCCGCCGCCTTCCACGGAGCACAGGAGGGCCGCCAGGTCAAGGGCGCAGAGGCCGACCTGGCGCCCCCGGGAAAGGCTGCTGGGACTGGTGGTGCTGGCCACGCTCCTCTGCTGTAGCCGGCGGAACACAGACGGCCGACTGCCGAGCCGCGCGCGGCGCTGGGGGTCGCTGTCACCCAAGGAACGCGGCAGGCGCGGCAACAGTCGGAGACGTGGCGGGTCCGGGTCGCCTGCAGGACGAGTCCGCCAGGGGTCGCTGTTACCCGGGGAACGCGGCGGCGGGGACGGTGGGTCCCGGGTCGTTCCGCAGAACAAGCCCTTCGGGGGTCACTGCCACCCGGGGTAAGCGCCTGGCGCGGCCACACCAGGGAGACGCGTCGGGGCACGAGTCGTCCCCCAGGACGAGCCCTTCGGGGTTCGCTATCACCCGGGGAAAGCGCCAGGCGCAGCGGCACCCGGGAGACGCGGCCGGGCCCGGGTCGCCTGCAGGACGAGTCCGCCAGGGGTCGCTGTCGCCCGGGGAACGCGGCGGCGGGGGTGGCGGGTCCGGGTCGTTCCGCAGGACGGGCCCTTCGGGGATCGCTGTCACTCGGGGGACGCGACAGGCGCGGAGACACGCGGGAGACGCGGAGCGTCCCAGGTCGTCCGCAGGACGAGCCCTTTGGGGGTCCCTGTCACCCGCGGAACGCGGCGGCGGGGGTGACGGGTCCCGGGTGGTCCCCAGGACGAGCCCTTCGGGGGTCGCTGCCACTGGGGGGACGCGGCAGGCACGGCGACACGCGGGAGACGCGGCGGGTTGCGGGTCGCCCCGCAGGACGAGCCCTTTGGAGGTCGCGGTCGCCCGGG CCATAGCAGGTCAGAGAGAAATTCACGTGGGTGAATTCAAGGACGGACATGGTCTGCGGCTGACAGCTACAAAG GGCTCTCCCTCTTGGGCCCCAGAGCATCAAGATCAATAA
- the LOC123931898 gene encoding collagen alpha-1(I) chain-like isoform X6, which yields MGGTKKRRKKRGQFHVKEPHVCARLPGAGRAARRLPRSTGGPPGQGRRGRPGAPGKGCWDWWCWPRSSAVAGGTQTADCRAARGAGGRCHPRNAAGAATVGDVAGPGRLQDESARGRCYPGNAAAGTVGPGSFRRTSPSGVTATRGKRLARPHQGDASGHESSPRTSPSGFAITRGKRQAQRHPGDAAGPGSPAGRVRQGSLSPGERGGGGGGSGSFRRTGPSGIAVTRGTRQARRHAGDAERPRSSAGRALWGSLSPAERGGGGDGSRVVPRTSPSGVAATGGTRQARRHAGDAAGCGSPRRTSPLEVAVARAIAGQREIHVGEFKDGHGLRLTATKE from the exons ATGGGGGGgaccaaaaagagaagaaagaaaagaggacagTTCCACGTAAAAGAACCCCATGTGTGTGCCAGGctcccaggggctgggcgggcagCCCGCCGCCTTCCACGGAGCACAGGAGGGCCGCCAGGTCAAGGGCGCAGAGGCCGACCTGGCGCCCCCGGGAAAGGCTGCTGGGACTGGTGGTGCTGGCCACGCTCCTCTGCTGTAGCCGGCGGAACACAGACGGCCGACTGCCGAGCCGCGCGCGGCGCTGGGGGTCGCTGTCACCCAAGGAACGCGGCAGGCGCGGCAACAGTCGGAGACGTGGCGGGTCCGGGTCGCCTGCAGGACGAGTCCGCCAGGGGTCGCTGTTACCCGGGGAACGCGGCGGCGGGGACGGTGGGTCCCGGGTCGTTCCGCAGAACAAGCCCTTCGGGGGTCACTGCCACCCGGGGTAAGCGCCTGGCGCGGCCACACCAGGGAGACGCGTCGGGGCACGAGTCGTCCCCCAGGACGAGCCCTTCGGGGTTCGCTATCACCCGGGGAAAGCGCCAGGCGCAGCGGCACCCGGGAGACGCGGCCGGGCCCGGGTCGCCTGCAGGACGAGTCCGCCAGGGGTCGCTGTCGCCCGGGGAACGCGGCGGCGGGGGTGGCGGGTCCGGGTCGTTCCGCAGGACGGGCCCTTCGGGGATCGCTGTCACTCGGGGGACGCGACAGGCGCGGAGACACGCGGGAGACGCGGAGCGTCCCAGGTCGTCCGCAGGACGAGCCCTTTGGGGGTCCCTGTCACCCGCGGAACGCGGCGGCGGGGGTGACGGGTCCCGGGTGGTCCCCAGGACGAGCCCTTCGGGGGTCGCTGCCACTGGGGGGACGCGGCAGGCACGGCGACACGCGGGAGACGCGGCGGGTTGCGGGTCGCCCCGCAGGACGAGCCCTTTGGAGGTCGCGGTCGCCCGGG CCATAGCAGGTCAGAGAGAAATTCACGTGGGTGAATTCAAGGACGGACATGGTCTGCGGCTGACAGCTACAAAG gaataa
- the LOC123931898 gene encoding collagen alpha-1(I) chain-like isoform X1 encodes MGGTKKRRKKRGQFHVKEPHVCARLPGAGRAARRLPRSTGGPPGQGRRGRPGAPGKGCWDWWCWPRSSAVAGGTQTADCRAARGAGGRCHPRNAAGAATVGDVAGPGRLQDESARGRCYPGNAAAGTVGPGSFRRTSPSGVTATRGKRLARPHQGDASGHESSPRTSPSGFAITRGKRQAQRHPGDAAGPGSPAGRVRQGSLSPGERGGGGGGSGSFRRTGPSGIAVTRGTRQARRHAGDAERPRSSAGRALWGSLSPAERGGGGDGSRVVPRTSPSGVAATGGTRQARRHAGDAAGCGSPRRTSPLEVAVARGKRWVRRRPETRRVQVACRTSPPGVAVARGTRRRGWRVPGRSARRALRGSLSLAGRGRRGDMREKRRAAGRPAGGVCRGSVSPGP; translated from the exons ATGGGGGGgaccaaaaagagaagaaagaaaagaggacagTTCCACGTAAAAGAACCCCATGTGTGTGCCAGGctcccaggggctgggcgggcagCCCGCCGCCTTCCACGGAGCACAGGAGGGCCGCCAGGTCAAGGGCGCAGAGGCCGACCTGGCGCCCCCGGGAAAGGCTGCTGGGACTGGTGGTGCTGGCCACGCTCCTCTGCTGTAGCCGGCGGAACACAGACGGCCGACTGCCGAGCCGCGCGCGGCGCTGGGGGTCGCTGTCACCCAAGGAACGCGGCAGGCGCGGCAACAGTCGGAGACGTGGCGGGTCCGGGTCGCCTGCAGGACGAGTCCGCCAGGGGTCGCTGTTACCCGGGGAACGCGGCGGCGGGGACGGTGGGTCCCGGGTCGTTCCGCAGAACAAGCCCTTCGGGGGTCACTGCCACCCGGGGTAAGCGCCTGGCGCGGCCACACCAGGGAGACGCGTCGGGGCACGAGTCGTCCCCCAGGACGAGCCCTTCGGGGTTCGCTATCACCCGGGGAAAGCGCCAGGCGCAGCGGCACCCGGGAGACGCGGCCGGGCCCGGGTCGCCTGCAGGACGAGTCCGCCAGGGGTCGCTGTCGCCCGGGGAACGCGGCGGCGGGGGTGGCGGGTCCGGGTCGTTCCGCAGGACGGGCCCTTCGGGGATCGCTGTCACTCGGGGGACGCGACAGGCGCGGAGACACGCGGGAGACGCGGAGCGTCCCAGGTCGTCCGCAGGACGAGCCCTTTGGGGGTCCCTGTCACCCGCGGAACGCGGCGGCGGGGGTGACGGGTCCCGGGTGGTCCCCAGGACGAGCCCTTCGGGGGTCGCTGCCACTGGGGGGACGCGGCAGGCACGGCGACACGCGGGAGACGCGGCGGGTTGCGGGTCGCCCCGCAGGACGAGCCCTTTGGAGGTCGCGGTCGCCCGGGGTAAGCGCTGGGTGCGGCGACGCCCGGAGACGCGGCGGGTCCAGGTCGCCTGCAGGACGAGTCCGCCAGGGGTCGCTGTCGCCCGGGGAACGCGGCGGCGGGGGTGGCGGGTCCCGGGTCGTTCCGCAAGACGAGCCCTTCGGGGGTCGCTGTCACTCGCGGGACGCGGCAGGCGCGGAGACATGCGGGAGAAGCGGCGGGCCGCCGGCCGTCCCGCAGGGGGAGTCTGCCGTGGGTCGGTGTCACCCGGG CCATAG
- the LOC123931898 gene encoding collagen alpha-1(I) chain-like isoform X5 encodes MGGTKKRRKKRGQFHVKEPHVCARLPGAGRAARRLPRSTGGPPGQGRRGRPGAPGKGCWDWWCWPRSSAVAGGTQTADCRAARGAGGRCHPRNAAGAATVGDVAGPGRLQDESARGRCYPGNAAAGTVGPGSFRRTSPSGVTATRGKRLARPHQGDASGHESSPRTSPSGFAITRGKRQAQRHPGDAAGPGSPAGRVRQGSLSPGERGGGGGGSGSFRRTGPSGIAVTRGTRQARRHAGDAERPRSSAGRALWGSLSPAERGGGGDGSRVVPRTSPSGVAATGGTRQARRHAGDAAGCGSPRRTSPLEVAVARAIAGQREIHVGEFKDGHGLRLTATKNVL; translated from the exons ATGGGGGGgaccaaaaagagaagaaagaaaagaggacagTTCCACGTAAAAGAACCCCATGTGTGTGCCAGGctcccaggggctgggcgggcagCCCGCCGCCTTCCACGGAGCACAGGAGGGCCGCCAGGTCAAGGGCGCAGAGGCCGACCTGGCGCCCCCGGGAAAGGCTGCTGGGACTGGTGGTGCTGGCCACGCTCCTCTGCTGTAGCCGGCGGAACACAGACGGCCGACTGCCGAGCCGCGCGCGGCGCTGGGGGTCGCTGTCACCCAAGGAACGCGGCAGGCGCGGCAACAGTCGGAGACGTGGCGGGTCCGGGTCGCCTGCAGGACGAGTCCGCCAGGGGTCGCTGTTACCCGGGGAACGCGGCGGCGGGGACGGTGGGTCCCGGGTCGTTCCGCAGAACAAGCCCTTCGGGGGTCACTGCCACCCGGGGTAAGCGCCTGGCGCGGCCACACCAGGGAGACGCGTCGGGGCACGAGTCGTCCCCCAGGACGAGCCCTTCGGGGTTCGCTATCACCCGGGGAAAGCGCCAGGCGCAGCGGCACCCGGGAGACGCGGCCGGGCCCGGGTCGCCTGCAGGACGAGTCCGCCAGGGGTCGCTGTCGCCCGGGGAACGCGGCGGCGGGGGTGGCGGGTCCGGGTCGTTCCGCAGGACGGGCCCTTCGGGGATCGCTGTCACTCGGGGGACGCGACAGGCGCGGAGACACGCGGGAGACGCGGAGCGTCCCAGGTCGTCCGCAGGACGAGCCCTTTGGGGGTCCCTGTCACCCGCGGAACGCGGCGGCGGGGGTGACGGGTCCCGGGTGGTCCCCAGGACGAGCCCTTCGGGGGTCGCTGCCACTGGGGGGACGCGGCAGGCACGGCGACACGCGGGAGACGCGGCGGGTTGCGGGTCGCCCCGCAGGACGAGCCCTTTGGAGGTCGCGGTCGCCCGGG CCATAGCAGGTCAGAGAGAAATTCACGTGGGTGAATTCAAGGACGGACATGGTCTGCGGCTGACAGCTACAAAG AATGTCCTATAA
- the LOC123931898 gene encoding collagen alpha-1(I) chain-like isoform X4: MGGTKKRRKKRGQFHVKEPHVCARLPGAGRAARRLPRSTGGPPGQGRRGRPGAPGKGCWDWWCWPRSSAVAGGTQTADCRAARGAGGRCHPRNAAGAATVGDVAGPGRLQDESARGRCYPGNAAAGTVGPGSFRRTSPSGVTATRGKRLARPHQGDASGHESSPRTSPSGFAITRGKRQAQRHPGDAAGPGSPAGRVRQGSLSPGERGGGGGGSGSFRRTGPSGIAVTRGTRQARRHAGDAERPRSSAGRALWGSLSPAERGGGGDGSRVVPRTSPSGVAATGGTRQARRHAGDAAGCGSPRRTSPLEVAVARAIAGQREIHVGEFKDGHGLRLTATKKWKSWF; this comes from the exons ATGGGGGGgaccaaaaagagaagaaagaaaagaggacagTTCCACGTAAAAGAACCCCATGTGTGTGCCAGGctcccaggggctgggcgggcagCCCGCCGCCTTCCACGGAGCACAGGAGGGCCGCCAGGTCAAGGGCGCAGAGGCCGACCTGGCGCCCCCGGGAAAGGCTGCTGGGACTGGTGGTGCTGGCCACGCTCCTCTGCTGTAGCCGGCGGAACACAGACGGCCGACTGCCGAGCCGCGCGCGGCGCTGGGGGTCGCTGTCACCCAAGGAACGCGGCAGGCGCGGCAACAGTCGGAGACGTGGCGGGTCCGGGTCGCCTGCAGGACGAGTCCGCCAGGGGTCGCTGTTACCCGGGGAACGCGGCGGCGGGGACGGTGGGTCCCGGGTCGTTCCGCAGAACAAGCCCTTCGGGGGTCACTGCCACCCGGGGTAAGCGCCTGGCGCGGCCACACCAGGGAGACGCGTCGGGGCACGAGTCGTCCCCCAGGACGAGCCCTTCGGGGTTCGCTATCACCCGGGGAAAGCGCCAGGCGCAGCGGCACCCGGGAGACGCGGCCGGGCCCGGGTCGCCTGCAGGACGAGTCCGCCAGGGGTCGCTGTCGCCCGGGGAACGCGGCGGCGGGGGTGGCGGGTCCGGGTCGTTCCGCAGGACGGGCCCTTCGGGGATCGCTGTCACTCGGGGGACGCGACAGGCGCGGAGACACGCGGGAGACGCGGAGCGTCCCAGGTCGTCCGCAGGACGAGCCCTTTGGGGGTCCCTGTCACCCGCGGAACGCGGCGGCGGGGGTGACGGGTCCCGGGTGGTCCCCAGGACGAGCCCTTCGGGGGTCGCTGCCACTGGGGGGACGCGGCAGGCACGGCGACACGCGGGAGACGCGGCGGGTTGCGGGTCGCCCCGCAGGACGAGCCCTTTGGAGGTCGCGGTCGCCCGGG CCATAGCAGGTCAGAGAGAAATTCACGTGGGTGAATTCAAGGACGGACATGGTCTGCGGCTGACAGCTACAAAG aaatggaaaagctggttctaa
- the LOC123931898 gene encoding collagen alpha-1(I) chain-like isoform X3: MGGTKKRRKKRGQFHVKEPHVCARLPGAGRAARRLPRSTGGPPGQGRRGRPGAPGKGCWDWWCWPRSSAVAGGTQTADCRAARGAGGRCHPRNAAGAATVGDVAGPGRLQDESARGRCYPGNAAAGTVGPGSFRRTSPSGVTATRGKRLARPHQGDASGHESSPRTSPSGFAITRGKRQAQRHPGDAAGPGSPAGRVRQGSLSPGERGGGGGGSGSFRRTGPSGIAVTRGTRQARRHAGDAERPRSSAGRALWGSLSPAERGGGGDGSRVVPRTSPSGVAATGGTRQARRHAGDAAGCGSPRRTSPLEVAVARAIAGQREIHVGEFKDGHGLRLTATKEPGNKTP; encoded by the exons ATGGGGGGgaccaaaaagagaagaaagaaaagaggacagTTCCACGTAAAAGAACCCCATGTGTGTGCCAGGctcccaggggctgggcgggcagCCCGCCGCCTTCCACGGAGCACAGGAGGGCCGCCAGGTCAAGGGCGCAGAGGCCGACCTGGCGCCCCCGGGAAAGGCTGCTGGGACTGGTGGTGCTGGCCACGCTCCTCTGCTGTAGCCGGCGGAACACAGACGGCCGACTGCCGAGCCGCGCGCGGCGCTGGGGGTCGCTGTCACCCAAGGAACGCGGCAGGCGCGGCAACAGTCGGAGACGTGGCGGGTCCGGGTCGCCTGCAGGACGAGTCCGCCAGGGGTCGCTGTTACCCGGGGAACGCGGCGGCGGGGACGGTGGGTCCCGGGTCGTTCCGCAGAACAAGCCCTTCGGGGGTCACTGCCACCCGGGGTAAGCGCCTGGCGCGGCCACACCAGGGAGACGCGTCGGGGCACGAGTCGTCCCCCAGGACGAGCCCTTCGGGGTTCGCTATCACCCGGGGAAAGCGCCAGGCGCAGCGGCACCCGGGAGACGCGGCCGGGCCCGGGTCGCCTGCAGGACGAGTCCGCCAGGGGTCGCTGTCGCCCGGGGAACGCGGCGGCGGGGGTGGCGGGTCCGGGTCGTTCCGCAGGACGGGCCCTTCGGGGATCGCTGTCACTCGGGGGACGCGACAGGCGCGGAGACACGCGGGAGACGCGGAGCGTCCCAGGTCGTCCGCAGGACGAGCCCTTTGGGGGTCCCTGTCACCCGCGGAACGCGGCGGCGGGGGTGACGGGTCCCGGGTGGTCCCCAGGACGAGCCCTTCGGGGGTCGCTGCCACTGGGGGGACGCGGCAGGCACGGCGACACGCGGGAGACGCGGCGGGTTGCGGGTCGCCCCGCAGGACGAGCCCTTTGGAGGTCGCGGTCGCCCGGG CCATAGCAGGTCAGAGAGAAATTCACGTGGGTGAATTCAAGGACGGACATGGTCTGCGGCTGACAGCTACAAAG GAACCTGGGAACAAGACTCCATGA